A portion of the Adhaeribacter radiodurans genome contains these proteins:
- a CDS encoding GNAT family N-acetyltransferase — translation MTDIQVKHNTEDQEFTVDIDGQGGELAYSLPRENVIDFAHTYVDEDLRNQGVANELIKTGLQYAQENNYKVIASFPAVSAYIRRHAEWQKLLLQ, via the coding sequence ATGACAGACATCCAAGTAAAACATAATACCGAAGATCAGGAATTTACCGTTGATATTGACGGCCAGGGTGGGGAACTCGCGTATTCGTTGCCCCGTGAAAACGTGATTGACTTTGCGCATACCTACGTGGACGAGGATTTGCGCAATCAAGGAGTAGCCAACGAGTTAATTAAAACGGGATTGCAATACGCCCAAGAGAATAATTATAAAGTAATTGCCTCCTTCCCTGCTGTTTCAGCTTATATCCGCCGCCATGCCGAGTGGCAAAAATTACTACTCCAGTAA